A single Carnobacterium alterfunditum DSM 5972 DNA region contains:
- the mfd gene encoding transcription-repair coupling factor — translation MGDIKKILANAPDVGTLLSQLEQHQSQLITGLSGSARTLVLSTLVAEKKKPFIIVTHNLFHANQLMEDFADWMPEDRLHLFPVDEMIYAEMSVASPEARAERVATLDFLLSEKYGVVIIPLAGVRKLLPPKELWKSAQFTIKQGGELDLTNLAQRLVDMGYTRQQLVNSPGEFSIRGGIIDIYSLTEEFPIRIDLFDTEVDSLRYFDATTQRSIQTINKVTILPATDTFYTKEQLMAAAPRFSKAVERNLGLIQDASDRQTFTKQVTPISDAFQRGEPIDELTMFTDFIYPEKNSVLDYVSKKGIVVMDEYPRVMDTDRRLNEEEAEFITSKLSERRILQEQVFSNNFRDQLKTLSNSILYFAVFQKGMGNTRFNNIQAFQYRNMQQFFGQMPLFKTEIDRWIKQKNTVIIMVPNADRAKKVQQIFKDFEITSKVVKPARIELEKVQVTVGYVQAGFEMPTEKLVVITERELFNKVTKKTARRQTLSNAERLKSYSELNPGDYVVHVNHGIGKYTGMETLEINGIYQDYMSIIYKDEAKLFIPVTQLNLLQKYVSSEAKTPKVNKLGGTEWAKTKKKVATKIEDIADELIELYASREQEVGYAFSPDDAYQEEFENAFPYTETDDQLRSTAEIKHDMEQKKPMDRLLVGDVGYGKTEVAMRAVFKAIQEGKQAAFLVPTTILAQQHYETMLQRFADFPIEIGLLSRFRTKKQQSETIASIKKGQVDIVIGTHRILSKDIEFQDLGLLVVDEEQRFGVKHKEKLKQLKAQVDVLTLTATPIPRTLHMSMLGVRDLSVIETPPANRYPVQTYVMEQNLGAIREAVEREMARGGQVFYLYNRVATIEKKVDELQQLIPDARIAYAHGQMTEGQLENTLLQFIEGEYDMLVTTTIIETGVDIPNVNTLFVENADHMGLSQLYQLRGRVGRSNRVAYAYFLYQPNKVLNEVSEKRLQAIKDFTELGSGFKIAMRDLSIRGAGNLLGAQQHGFIDSVGFDLYSEMLSEAVARKRGLDTKEEKTQVEIDLGINAYLPSTYIEDERQKIEIYKRIRELKSHEQYVELQDDLIDRFGEYADEVADLLTIGLIKMYGEHALIETVKRPGDEIVVTFSVSGTQSLPAEEVFRALSEIPLRANVAIKSDRLMVTLQLKKEPTYQWLGHIQKFAQKIVDYRSKDADRSTIAKK, via the coding sequence GTGGGAGATATAAAAAAAATATTGGCGAATGCACCTGACGTTGGGACTTTATTAAGTCAATTGGAGCAACATCAGTCGCAATTAATAACAGGCTTATCCGGCTCTGCAAGAACATTAGTCTTAAGTACGCTAGTAGCAGAAAAGAAAAAACCATTCATTATTGTGACGCATAATTTATTTCATGCAAATCAATTAATGGAAGATTTTGCTGATTGGATGCCTGAAGATCGACTGCATCTTTTCCCAGTCGACGAGATGATCTATGCAGAGATGTCTGTAGCATCACCTGAAGCACGAGCAGAGCGAGTAGCAACATTGGATTTTTTATTGTCTGAAAAATATGGAGTCGTTATCATACCTCTTGCTGGAGTACGGAAATTGTTGCCGCCAAAAGAACTATGGAAATCAGCGCAGTTTACCATTAAACAGGGAGGCGAACTGGATTTAACCAATTTGGCTCAAAGATTAGTAGACATGGGTTATACAAGACAACAGCTAGTCAACAGCCCAGGTGAATTTAGTATTCGCGGTGGAATCATCGATATATACTCTTTAACAGAAGAGTTTCCGATTCGGATCGATTTATTTGATACCGAAGTTGATTCATTGCGTTATTTTGATGCAACTACGCAGCGGTCGATCCAAACGATCAACAAAGTAACTATTTTGCCTGCTACTGATACGTTTTATACAAAAGAACAGTTAATGGCAGCAGCCCCTAGATTTAGTAAGGCGGTCGAAAGAAATCTCGGGTTGATCCAAGATGCTTCAGATAGACAAACATTTACGAAACAAGTGACGCCCATTTCAGATGCCTTCCAACGAGGTGAACCAATCGATGAATTAACCATGTTTACAGACTTCATTTATCCTGAAAAGAATAGTGTGCTGGATTACGTGAGCAAAAAAGGGATCGTTGTGATGGACGAGTATCCTAGGGTGATGGATACTGATCGTCGTTTAAATGAAGAAGAAGCTGAATTTATCACAAGTAAACTGAGTGAGCGACGTATATTGCAAGAACAAGTTTTTTCTAATAATTTTCGTGATCAATTGAAGACGTTAAGCAATAGTATCTTATATTTTGCTGTTTTTCAAAAGGGCATGGGAAATACTCGTTTTAATAACATCCAGGCTTTCCAATATCGAAATATGCAACAGTTTTTTGGGCAAATGCCTTTATTTAAAACAGAAATAGATCGTTGGATCAAACAAAAAAATACGGTTATCATCATGGTCCCAAATGCGGATCGAGCTAAAAAAGTACAGCAGATCTTCAAAGATTTTGAAATAACCAGTAAAGTAGTTAAACCTGCTAGGATCGAACTTGAAAAAGTTCAAGTAACAGTAGGATACGTCCAGGCAGGTTTTGAAATGCCGACGGAAAAACTAGTAGTCATTACTGAACGAGAATTATTTAATAAAGTCACTAAGAAAACCGCTAGACGTCAGACGCTGTCTAATGCGGAAAGATTAAAAAGTTACAGCGAACTGAATCCTGGAGATTATGTTGTTCATGTTAATCATGGGATAGGGAAATATACTGGAATGGAAACTCTTGAGATCAATGGCATTTATCAAGATTATATGTCGATCATTTATAAAGATGAGGCAAAATTATTTATTCCTGTAACACAGCTTAATTTATTACAAAAGTATGTTTCTTCTGAAGCTAAAACGCCTAAAGTAAATAAGTTGGGTGGAACAGAATGGGCTAAGACAAAGAAAAAAGTAGCTACTAAGATTGAAGATATCGCGGATGAATTAATTGAGCTATATGCTTCTAGAGAACAAGAAGTAGGTTATGCTTTTTCTCCAGATGATGCCTATCAAGAAGAGTTTGAAAATGCGTTTCCATATACTGAAACAGATGATCAATTACGGAGTACTGCTGAAATAAAACACGATATGGAACAGAAGAAACCAATGGATCGTCTGCTTGTTGGCGATGTTGGTTATGGTAAAACAGAAGTAGCTATGCGGGCAGTATTTAAGGCTATTCAAGAAGGCAAGCAAGCTGCATTCTTAGTTCCGACCACTATTTTAGCGCAACAGCATTATGAAACGATGCTGCAACGATTTGCTGATTTTCCAATCGAAATTGGCTTACTTAGTCGTTTCCGAACAAAGAAACAGCAAAGTGAGACCATTGCAAGTATAAAAAAAGGCCAGGTCGATATCGTTATCGGGACGCACCGTATTTTATCAAAGGACATTGAATTTCAAGATTTAGGTTTACTTGTAGTTGATGAAGAACAACGTTTTGGCGTAAAGCATAAAGAAAAATTAAAACAGTTGAAAGCTCAAGTGGATGTATTGACGTTGACAGCAACGCCTATTCCTAGAACGCTGCATATGTCAATGTTGGGTGTGCGCGATTTATCGGTTATCGAAACACCGCCAGCAAATCGATATCCCGTTCAAACATACGTTATGGAACAAAACCTAGGCGCGATTCGTGAAGCTGTAGAACGAGAAATGGCACGTGGTGGTCAAGTCTTCTACTTGTATAATCGAGTAGCGACGATTGAGAAAAAAGTAGATGAGTTGCAACAGTTGATCCCAGATGCGAGAATCGCCTATGCGCATGGTCAAATGACAGAAGGACAGCTTGAAAATACCTTGTTACAATTTATTGAAGGGGAATACGATATGCTCGTAACGACTACGATCATTGAGACCGGTGTCGATATACCTAATGTTAATACGTTGTTTGTAGAGAATGCAGACCATATGGGGTTGTCGCAATTGTATCAATTGCGCGGACGTGTCGGCAGGAGTAATCGTGTGGCGTATGCTTATTTCTTGTATCAGCCGAATAAAGTGTTAAATGAAGTCAGTGAAAAAAGACTGCAAGCGATTAAAGATTTCACTGAATTAGGCTCAGGATTCAAAATTGCGATGCGCGATTTATCGATTCGCGGTGCAGGAAATCTCTTGGGCGCACAACAGCATGGGTTTATCGATTCTGTTGGATTTGATTTGTATTCTGAAATGTTAAGTGAAGCAGTAGCTCGTAAACGAGGACTGGATACAAAAGAAGAAAAGACACAAGTTGAAATTGATTTAGGAATCAATGCGTACTTACCAAGTACGTATATAGAAGATGAACGGCAAAAAATCGAAATCTACAAACGGATTCGAGAATTGAAATCACATGAACAATACGTTGAATTGCAGGATGACTTGATCGATCGTTTTGGAGAATATGCTGATGAAGTAGCTGACTTATTGACGATTGGATTGATCAAAATGTATGGAGAGCATGCATTAATCGAAACGGTCAAACGACCCGGAGATGAAATTGTCGTGACCTTTTCTGTTTCGGGCACTCAATCGCTGCCAGCAGAAGAAGTGTTCAGAGCGTTAAGTGAAATACCTCTAAGAGCAAATGTTGCAATAAAAAGCGACCGGTTAATGGTTACATTGCAGTTGAAAAAAGAGCCAACTTATCAATGGTTAGGTCATATCCAAAAATTCGCCCAAAAAATCGTCGACTATCGTTCCAAAGACGCTGACCGATCCACGATAGCAAAAAAATAA
- a CDS encoding MazG nucleotide pyrophosphohydrolase domain-containing protein: MGKIKVVGLGPGDIEQLPFGVYQLLKKEKPLYLRTKLHPAVEDLEQEGLVFQSFDTIYEENNQFEGVYETIVQELLEAAKKEDIIYAVPGHPMVAEKSVQLLLENKAGISIEIKGGKSFLDDLFQAVKIDPVEGFQLVDALDLNQDDLVASQHIIVMQVFNEYIASEVKLTLMEKYPDEHILALVHEAGSKNEKVDWLPLFELDRMEGVHNLTSLYVPPLAVDERTKSFQTVQYYIDTIMGEDGDAWIKKQDHRTLLTYLEEEVSEFKAAVEDDDIDNMVEELGDLLMQVLYHTNVGEQSGYFSFEEVVETLNKKLRRRHPHVFDGIKAETAEEVDAIWQKIKAEEKRNNL; this comes from the coding sequence ATGGGGAAAATTAAAGTTGTCGGACTTGGTCCGGGGGATATTGAACAGCTTCCTTTTGGCGTGTACCAATTACTGAAAAAAGAAAAGCCATTGTATCTACGAACCAAACTGCATCCAGCAGTGGAGGATTTAGAGCAAGAGGGGCTTGTTTTTCAATCATTTGATACTATTTATGAGGAGAACAACCAGTTTGAGGGCGTTTATGAGACGATTGTACAAGAATTGTTAGAGGCTGCTAAAAAAGAAGATATAATTTACGCTGTTCCAGGACATCCAATGGTGGCTGAAAAATCAGTTCAATTGTTATTAGAAAACAAAGCTGGGATCTCAATTGAGATCAAAGGCGGGAAAAGTTTCTTAGATGATCTTTTTCAAGCGGTAAAAATTGACCCGGTAGAAGGTTTTCAGTTAGTGGATGCTTTGGATCTAAATCAAGATGATTTAGTAGCTAGTCAACATATCATCGTTATGCAAGTGTTTAATGAGTATATTGCTAGTGAAGTAAAACTAACTTTAATGGAAAAATATCCAGATGAGCATATTTTAGCCTTGGTACATGAAGCTGGGAGCAAAAATGAAAAGGTAGACTGGTTGCCATTATTTGAATTGGATCGGATGGAGGGCGTTCATAATTTAACGTCTTTATACGTTCCACCTTTAGCAGTGGACGAACGGACAAAATCTTTTCAAACGGTACAGTATTATATTGATACTATTATGGGTGAAGATGGAGATGCCTGGATAAAAAAGCAAGACCATCGAACGTTACTTACGTATCTTGAAGAAGAAGTAAGTGAATTTAAAGCAGCCGTTGAAGATGACGATATTGATAATATGGTAGAAGAATTAGGCGACTTATTGATGCAAGTCCTCTATCATACAAATGTAGGAGAACAATCGGGTTATTTTTCGTTTGAAGAAGTAGTTGAAACATTAAACAAAAAACTTCGTCGCCGTCATCCGCATGTATTCGATGGGATCAAAGCAGAAACAGCTGAAGAAGTCGACGCAATTTGGCAAAAAATAAAAGCTGAAGAAAAGAGGAATAACTTATGA
- a CDS encoding FtsB family cell division protein gives MKEENPTNVSKLNNEYTHNKTFESLRKRKQKRHMRRRIVGILFVGGFFVSGFAINIWTNTQTISQMEEEKTEARTELKLVEKEQAELNGQIKKLENEDYVAKVARSQYYLSEENEIVFSLPEDNEANEIEKTDDSENK, from the coding sequence ATGAAGGAAGAAAATCCAACCAATGTCTCCAAATTAAACAATGAGTATACACATAATAAAACGTTTGAATCTCTTCGGAAACGAAAACAAAAACGTCATATGCGCAGAAGAATTGTAGGGATCCTTTTTGTTGGTGGATTCTTTGTTTCAGGATTTGCCATCAATATATGGACAAATACCCAAACAATCTCTCAAATGGAAGAAGAAAAAACAGAAGCCCGAACGGAATTAAAGCTTGTTGAAAAAGAACAAGCAGAGTTAAATGGTCAAATCAAAAAATTAGAAAATGAAGATTATGTTGCTAAAGTAGCGCGTAGTCAGTATTATTTATCCGAAGAAAACGAAATTGTTTTTAGCTTGCCAGAAGATAATGAAGCAAATGAAATTGAAAAAACAGATGATTCTGAAAACAAGTAA
- a CDS encoding RNA-binding S4 domain-containing protein: MRLDKFLKVSRIIKRRTIAKEVADKGRIQINGLAAKSSSDVKVGDELTISFGNKTLVVRIDKIVETTKKEESKEMFSIISETHKEEPNS, translated from the coding sequence ATGAGATTAGACAAATTTTTAAAAGTTTCCCGAATTATTAAACGCCGTACGATCGCAAAAGAAGTAGCAGATAAAGGCCGGATACAAATTAATGGTCTAGCAGCTAAATCTTCTTCAGATGTCAAAGTAGGAGATGAATTAACGATATCCTTTGGGAATAAAACGCTTGTTGTCAGGATCGATAAAATCGTTGAGACAACTAAAAAAGAAGAGTCAAAAGAAATGTTTAGCATTATAAGCGAAACGCATAAAGAAGAACCAAATAGCTAA
- a CDS encoding putative polysaccharide biosynthesis protein, with amino-acid sequence MENQQMRKMMNGAIILSVAAFIAKILGAAYRVPFQNMVGNSGFYVYQQIYPIYGIAMTVALSGFPIFLSKLVAETSTIAEQKSLLKKSFILLSIFSGIFFLGLYFSAALIAKWMGDGNLEPVIQSVSGLFLLIPFLAVSRGYFQGTFRMLPTAVSQVGEQFVRVTVILAAAFLYTRNQWDEYQMGTIAMSSSWIAGLVACVILSIALYKQRLLKVEKQPAVSLIAVPLNYKSIARRFATEGLTMCLLSALLILMQLIDSFTLYNGLVENGVNSVEAKNLKGIYDRGQPLVQLGMVVATAFSASLIPSLSKSFAQNNKKAFAKTAKSLMRITATFAMAATTGMIVLMPYLNLTLFGDIDGDLVLSIYTMAIFFASLIGVYNTIFQSQNKHRVALAALLIGLGVKIVLNEWFVEHYGTLGSSGATVVSLFAILMVMRFDSSKETKERLIEKSFGWKLLLSCGVMAVIVWLEMQLLGKNALIEGNRWAAFSYTVIGGGTGVGVFLWLIIKFELLTIREWLSLPFGKKLLRK; translated from the coding sequence TTGGAAAATCAACAAATGAGAAAAATGATGAATGGAGCAATCATTCTCTCGGTAGCAGCCTTTATTGCTAAGATTTTAGGTGCTGCTTATCGAGTACCTTTTCAGAATATGGTTGGAAATTCAGGGTTTTATGTTTATCAACAAATTTATCCGATCTACGGTATCGCAATGACGGTAGCACTGAGTGGTTTTCCTATTTTCTTATCTAAGTTGGTTGCTGAAACTTCAACGATTGCTGAGCAGAAAAGTCTTTTAAAAAAATCATTTATCTTATTGAGTATTTTTTCAGGGATTTTCTTTTTGGGGCTTTATTTTTCGGCCGCACTGATTGCAAAATGGATGGGTGATGGCAACTTAGAGCCTGTTATTCAATCTGTTTCGGGGCTGTTCTTGCTTATTCCGTTTTTAGCCGTTAGTCGCGGTTACTTTCAAGGAACTTTTCGCATGCTGCCTACAGCTGTTTCTCAAGTAGGAGAACAATTTGTGCGGGTAACAGTCATTTTGGCGGCCGCTTTTTTATACACGCGCAACCAGTGGGATGAATACCAAATGGGAACCATTGCTATGAGCAGTTCATGGATAGCCGGTTTAGTCGCCTGCGTTATTTTAAGCATCGCACTATACAAACAACGGCTGTTAAAAGTAGAAAAACAGCCAGCAGTAAGTTTGATAGCTGTACCACTTAACTATAAGAGTATCGCAAGACGGTTTGCCACAGAAGGCCTCACGATGTGTTTATTGAGCGCATTACTCATTCTCATGCAATTGATCGATTCTTTTACGTTATATAATGGATTGGTAGAAAATGGAGTGAATTCTGTTGAAGCAAAAAACTTAAAGGGGATCTATGACCGAGGCCAACCGCTAGTCCAACTAGGGATGGTTGTGGCTACAGCTTTCTCGGCTAGTTTGATTCCTTCATTGAGTAAATCATTTGCCCAAAATAATAAAAAAGCTTTTGCTAAAACCGCAAAATCTTTAATGCGGATAACGGCAACGTTTGCTATGGCAGCTACTACTGGTATGATCGTGTTGATGCCGTATTTGAATTTAACCTTATTTGGCGATATAGATGGAGATCTTGTATTGAGCATATATACTATGGCTATATTTTTTGCATCACTGATCGGGGTCTACAACACCATTTTTCAAAGTCAAAATAAGCATCGAGTTGCGCTGGCAGCTTTGCTGATTGGATTAGGCGTAAAAATAGTGCTGAACGAATGGTTCGTTGAACACTATGGGACACTTGGTTCAAGTGGAGCAACTGTAGTGAGTCTGTTTGCTATTTTAATGGTTATGCGGTTTGATTCATCTAAAGAAACAAAAGAGCGTTTAATAGAAAAAAGCTTTGGATGGAAATTACTATTGAGTTGTGGTGTAATGGCTGTAATAGTATGGCTTGAAATGCAATTACTCGGAAAAAATGCTTTAATTGAAGGAAATCGGTGGGCTGCTTTTAGCTACACAGTGATAGGTGGAGGCACAGGTGTTGGAGTCTTTCTATGGCTGATAATAAAATTTGAATTATTAACGATTCGTGAATGGTTATCTCTTCCCTTTGGGAAAAAATTATTAAGAAAATAG